The genomic interval atatgattgtAGACAAAAATAGTCACCTTGGAAACACGTGATACAAGCTTTGCTACATGATCTCTTTTGCCAATATCTTTCAGAATCAAATTCAAACAATGTGCAGCACAAGGAGACCAATAGATgtgatcatatttttcatgtattaacCTTCCCGCGACAACATAATTGCTTGCATTATCGGTCACCAAATGAACCACATTATCCGGTCCAACCCACTCAATAATCTCCATGaataaattgaataaattgGTGGCATCTTTCAAAATATCTGAAGCATCAACAGATTTCACAAATGATATGCCTGTAGGACAATAGACCAAAAAGTTAATCAAAGTTCTTTGCCTTTGACCAGTCCATCCATCACCCATAATTGTGCATCCACAATTAGCCCACTGGCTTCTGTAGCTATCGATAAGCAACTGACATTATTTCTTGCAACCCCGCAATAAATTGATTCGCATGTCATTATAAGAAGGAGCTTTATATCCAGCACCAATACTCCCAATAGCATCTAACATTGGTTGAAAATAAGGTGACCGCATAGcattaaaagaaatacaagcatCAAAACACCACCTAGAAAATGTCATATTTGCCTTATGgattgcttgcttgcttgccaTTGCACTCTTGATTCCTGGATGAGATAGTGGAGTTGGCTTTgatgttataaaattttctagagagccttttgctttcctttttccAAATTTCATGGTAGGATTTAACTCTTGTTCATCAacctcttctacttcttcttcatatGCTTCTTTAACTAATTCCTTCTCTTTTGATTTGGAAGATGTGGATTTAGTGATATATTCTTTGATGCATGCCCGTACATCAGGAGGGACTTTCCCACAAGGAAGTATGTTGCCACTTTTTCCGACTAAATGTTCCTTCATTCTATAAATCCCCCCTCCTTGATAATTTTTTCCACAATAGAGGCAATAGTAAACCTTTGCTCCTTTATCATTAGTAGATAAAGTGAAGTGCTCCCACGCCGGATCGGTCTTAGAATGAACATTACCACTTGAGGCTGATGATTGCACATTATTTGCCTCCATTGACTacaaaaacacaataattaatGGTTTAATATTCACCTCAAATCCACTAAGAAAAATTCATATTTGTTACATGCCATTAATAGTATATACATTCAAACTAAAACCATTCATGCCATTATAGATATTATATACATTCAAACTAAAATCATTCATGCCATTACAGCCAATTTAAATAGCCTTTAatagtttgtttatataaaaaataaaataaaataataatatataaattaaatgtatctcctaatttaaacaaaatattcaaaatattcaaatctcaggatcagccgagaacaccgatctcgaggcgatccaaaatatccaaaatacacaaatctcaggaccagtcgagagcaccgatctcaagactgtctaaaatactcaaatctcaggatcaaccaagagcaccgatctcgaggcgatccaaaatatccaaaatgcacaaatctcaggatcaaccgagagcaccgatcttaaggtgatccaaaatatccaaaaatgcacaaatcttaggatcagccgagagtaccgatctcgaggctatccaaaatattcaaaatacataaatctcaggACCCGTCGAGAGCActgatctcaagacggtctaaaatactcaaatatcaagatcagtCAAGCGCACCGATCTcaaggtgatccaaaatatccaaatctcaagactagccgagagcacagatctcaaggcagtctaaaatactcaagtctcaggatcagccgagagcacacatCTCGAGGTGATTCTAAATACACAAATCTAAAAATCAGCTCAGATCACACATCTTGAGGCAATCCAAATCCCAAGATTAGCAAGGAGCACAAATCTCGaagcgatccaaaatatacaaaatatccaaatataaagatcggccgagagcacagatctcaaagcAATCTAA from Dioscorea cayenensis subsp. rotundata cultivar TDr96_F1 chromosome 7, TDr96_F1_v2_PseudoChromosome.rev07_lg8_w22 25.fasta, whole genome shotgun sequence carries:
- the LOC120265020 gene encoding uncharacterized protein LOC120265020, with translation MEANNVQSSASSGNVHSKTDPAWEHFTLSTNDKGAKVYYCLYCGKNYQGGGIYRMKEHLVGKSGNILPCGKVPPDVRACIKEYITKSTSSKSKEKELVKEAYEEEVEEVDEQELNPTMKFGKRKAKGSLENFITSKPTPLSHPGIKSAMASKQAIHKANMTFSRWCFDACISFNAMRSPYFQPMLDAIGSIGAGYKAPSYNDMRINLLRGISFVKSVDASDILKDATNLFNLFMEIIEWVGPDNVVHLVTDNASNYVVAGRLIHEKYDHIYWSPCAAHCLNLILKDIGKRDHVAKLVSRVSKVTIFVYNHIYILSWLRKRSGWKEIVRPGATRFVTTFITLKSIYDHKHDLQALVTDKYYTSHKLSKSPASKTITSIILDAKFWEECLFMVKIVAPIIRLLRVVDADEKPSLGYVYEGMIRIRKAIMSIFRNKSTMHQYKKRSYDPVDYDCIDKMDFWIVEEEEEAELVDGDMVEAIYGEDAIPTLDESHNQDDVDMNEEEVDFELFGHASYDDAFDQQKYLGQRDDNESWPQHQP